One window from the genome of Streptomyces sp. NBC_00287 encodes:
- a CDS encoding sensor histidine kinase: MSVGTSSAPGARDVSRPPAPRSGDLAELGIDPDDLPDGLVVADEHGHVICFNAAAERITAVSAPEALGQRLEKALPLEDLEGRRWWQLTDPYGGLAIRVRQPERNLLLPGGREVLVSVRYVRTEPTGPVRRVVVSLRDTEARRRTERSHAELIATVAHELRSPLTSVKGFTATLLAKWERFTDDQKRLMLETVDADADRVTRLIAELLDISRIDSGRLEVRRQPVDIGAAVGRHIQAYVAAGQPADRFLLRLEQPLPDLWADPDKIDQVLSNLLENAVRHGEGTVTIDVTPTASPREGEDAGTSVTVSDEGSGIPEESMNRVFTRFWRGSKRGGTGLGLYIVKGIVEAHGGTITVGRAAGGGAEFRFTLPVAAPAYLA; this comes from the coding sequence ATGAGTGTCGGCACGAGCAGCGCGCCGGGAGCACGGGACGTGAGCCGCCCGCCCGCGCCCCGGTCCGGCGATCTTGCCGAGCTCGGCATCGACCCCGACGACCTCCCCGACGGCCTGGTCGTCGCCGACGAGCACGGCCACGTCATCTGCTTCAACGCCGCCGCCGAGCGCATCACCGCCGTCTCCGCCCCCGAAGCCCTCGGGCAACGGCTGGAGAAGGCCCTGCCGTTAGAGGATCTGGAGGGCCGGCGCTGGTGGCAGCTGACCGATCCCTACGGCGGTCTCGCCATCCGGGTGCGGCAGCCCGAGCGGAATCTGCTGCTGCCGGGCGGCCGGGAAGTCCTCGTCTCCGTGCGGTACGTCCGCACCGAACCCACCGGACCGGTCCGCCGCGTCGTCGTCTCCCTCCGTGACACCGAGGCCCGGCGCCGCACCGAGCGCAGCCACGCCGAGCTGATCGCCACGGTCGCCCACGAACTGCGCTCGCCCCTGACCTCCGTCAAGGGGTTCACGGCCACACTCCTGGCCAAGTGGGAGCGGTTCACCGACGACCAGAAGCGGCTGATGCTGGAGACCGTCGACGCCGACGCCGACCGGGTCACCCGGCTCATCGCCGAGCTGCTGGACATTTCGCGGATCGACTCCGGCAGGCTGGAGGTGCGCCGCCAGCCCGTCGACATCGGTGCCGCCGTCGGACGGCACATCCAGGCCTACGTCGCCGCAGGGCAGCCCGCCGACCGGTTCCTGCTGCGCCTGGAACAGCCGCTGCCCGACCTGTGGGCCGACCCCGACAAGATCGACCAGGTCCTCAGCAACCTGCTGGAAAATGCGGTGCGGCACGGCGAGGGAACCGTCACGATTGACGTCACGCCCACGGCGTCCCCCCGAGAGGGCGAGGACGCCGGCACGTCGGTCACGGTGAGCGACGAGGGGTCCGGCATCCCGGAGGAGTCCATGAACCGCGTCTTCACCCGCTTCTGGCGGGGCAGCAAGCGCGGCGGCACCGGGCTCGGGCTCTACATCGTCAAGGGCATCGTCGAGGCCCACGGCGGCACCATCACGGTCGGCCGCGCGGCCGGCGGCGGCGCCGAGTTCCGATTTACGTTGCCCGTGGCCGCACCGGCGTATCTCGCCTGA
- a CDS encoding TrmH family RNA methyltransferase, translated as MPSASPELISPRSPRVSAARRLAKRNFRGKERLFLAEGPQAVREAAGYADTLVELFATVEAAERYADIIGEARTAGARVHLASEDVIAEISTTVTPQGLVGVCRFLDTPFEEILAARPKLVAVLAHVRDPGNAGTVLRCADAAGAEAVVLTDASVDLYNPKAVRASVGSLFHLPVAVGVPVERAVAGLKDAGVRILAADGAGEDDLDDELDKGTMGGPTAWVFGNEAWGLPEETRALADAVVRVPIHGKAESLNLATAAAVCLYASARAQRASGGCRSVTES; from the coding sequence ATGCCCTCCGCCAGCCCTGAGCTGATCTCCCCCCGTTCCCCCCGCGTCTCCGCCGCCCGGCGGCTGGCCAAGCGGAACTTCCGGGGGAAGGAGCGACTGTTTCTCGCGGAGGGGCCGCAGGCCGTGCGGGAGGCCGCCGGGTATGCGGACACGCTGGTCGAGCTGTTCGCCACGGTCGAGGCAGCGGAGCGCTACGCCGACATCATCGGTGAGGCCCGTACCGCCGGAGCACGCGTTCATCTCGCCTCCGAGGACGTCATCGCCGAGATCTCGACGACCGTCACCCCGCAGGGCCTAGTCGGGGTCTGCCGGTTCCTCGACACCCCCTTCGAGGAGATCCTCGCCGCTCGGCCCAAGCTCGTGGCCGTGCTCGCCCATGTGCGGGACCCCGGGAACGCCGGCACCGTGCTGCGGTGCGCCGATGCCGCCGGTGCCGAGGCCGTCGTACTGACCGACGCGTCCGTCGATCTCTACAACCCCAAGGCCGTACGCGCCTCTGTCGGCTCGCTGTTCCATCTGCCTGTCGCCGTCGGAGTGCCCGTCGAGCGGGCAGTGGCCGGGCTCAAGGACGCCGGCGTGCGGATCCTCGCCGCCGACGGCGCCGGTGAGGACGATCTCGACGACGAGCTCGACAAGGGGACCATGGGCGGGCCGACCGCCTGGGTGTTCGGGAACGAGGCCTGGGGGCTCCCGGAGGAGACCCGCGCGCTCGCGGACGCCGTCGTGCGCGTCCCGATCCACGGGAAGGCCGAGAGCCTGAACCTCGCCACCGCCGCGGCCGTATGTCTCTATGCGTCGGCCCGTGCACAGCGCGCCTCCGGAGGGTGCCGCTCCGTCACCGAGAGCTAG
- the rplT gene encoding 50S ribosomal protein L20: MARVKRAVNAHKKRRAILEAASGYRGQRSRLYRKAKEQVTHSLVYNYNDRKKRKGDFRQLWIQRINAAARANGITYNRFIQGLKAANVEVDRKILAELAVNDATAFAALVEVAQKALPADVNAPKAA, from the coding sequence GTGGCACGCGTCAAGCGGGCAGTCAACGCCCACAAGAAGCGCCGGGCGATCCTCGAGGCGGCCTCCGGCTACCGCGGTCAGCGTTCGCGCCTGTACCGCAAGGCCAAGGAGCAGGTCACCCACTCGCTGGTCTACAACTACAACGACCGCAAGAAGCGCAAGGGTGACTTCCGTCAGCTGTGGATCCAGCGCATCAACGCTGCTGCCCGCGCCAACGGCATCACGTACAACCGCTTCATCCAGGGTCTGAAGGCCGCCAACGTCGAGGTCGACCGCAAGATCCTCGCCGAGCTGGCCGTCAACGACGCCACCGCGTTCGCCGCGCTGGTCGAGGTTGCGCAGAAGGCCCTGCCGGCGGACGTCAACGCGCCCAAGGCTGCGTGA
- the rpmI gene encoding 50S ribosomal protein L35, with the protein MPKNKSHSGASKRFKITGSGKVLRERAGKRHLLEHKSSRVTRRLTGNAEMAPGDAAKIKKLLGK; encoded by the coding sequence ATGCCGAAGAACAAGTCGCACAGCGGTGCCAGCAAGCGCTTCAAGATCACCGGCTCCGGCAAGGTGCTCCGCGAGCGCGCCGGCAAGCGCCACCTGCTCGAGCACAAGTCGTCCCGCGTGACGCGTCGCCTCACGGGCAACGCCGAGATGGCCCCGGGCGACGCCGCGAAGATCAAGAAGCTTCTCGGCAAGTGA
- the infC gene encoding translation initiation factor IF-3 gives MSTETYAAVRQTAVWCYRGGSISAEPRINDRIRVPEVRLVGPSGEQVGIVPLAKALELAQEYDLDLVEVAANARPPVCKLMDYGKFKYESAMKAREARKNQAHTVIKEMKLRPKIDPHDYDTKKGHVVRFLKQGDKVKITIMFRGREQSRPELGYRLLQRLAEDVQDLGFVESNPKQDGRNMIMVLGPHKKKTEAMAEARQAQEARKAEAKANPGKSQNAAESEDAEAPAEASAEA, from the coding sequence ATGTCAACAGAGACATACGCGGCTGTCCGCCAGACCGCCGTGTGGTGCTACCGAGGAGGATCCATCAGCGCCGAGCCCCGCATCAACGACCGGATTCGCGTTCCCGAGGTGCGACTTGTCGGTCCCAGTGGCGAGCAGGTGGGCATTGTCCCGCTGGCGAAGGCACTGGAGCTTGCGCAGGAGTACGACCTGGACCTGGTCGAGGTCGCGGCGAACGCCCGTCCGCCCGTGTGCAAGCTCATGGACTACGGGAAGTTCAAGTACGAGTCGGCCATGAAGGCCCGTGAGGCGCGCAAGAACCAGGCGCACACGGTCATCAAGGAGATGAAGCTCCGGCCGAAGATCGACCCGCACGACTATGACACCAAGAAGGGTCACGTCGTCCGGTTCCTCAAGCAGGGCGACAAGGTCAAGATCACGATCATGTTCCGTGGTCGCGAGCAGTCCAGGCCGGAACTCGGCTACCGACTGCTGCAGCGTCTCGCGGAGGACGTCCAGGACCTCGGTTTCGTGGAATCGAACCCGAAGCAGGACGGCCGAAACATGATCATGGTTCTCGGTCCGCACAAGAAGAAGACCGAGGCGATGGCCGAGGCCCGCCAGGCGCAGGAAGCCCGCAAGGCAGAAGCGAAGGCCAATCCCGGCAAGTCGCAGAACGCCGCGGAGTCCGAGGACGCCGAGGCCCCTGCCGAGGCTTCCGCCGAGGCGTGA
- a CDS encoding DUF1844 domain-containing protein — protein sequence MSDTSPSDSPETPDFDEMTRDIAEVPAVEVIVTVAVNLMSAAAVKLGLTEEGDKYKDLDEARKLVTALAGLLDASTTEISSFHAAPLKDGLKSLQLAFREASLVPDEPGQGPGEKYTGPVYG from the coding sequence ATGAGTGACACCTCCCCCTCGGACAGCCCCGAGACGCCCGACTTCGACGAGATGACCCGCGATATCGCCGAGGTCCCCGCCGTCGAGGTGATCGTGACGGTCGCCGTGAACCTGATGAGCGCCGCCGCAGTGAAGCTCGGTCTGACCGAGGAGGGCGACAAGTACAAGGACCTCGACGAGGCCCGGAAGCTCGTGACCGCCCTCGCCGGACTGCTCGACGCGAGCACGACCGAGATCAGCTCGTTCCACGCGGCCCCGCTGAAGGACGGCCTCAAGTCGCTCCAGCTGGCGTTCCGCGAGGCCTCGCTGGTCCCGGACGAGCCGGGCCAGGGGCCGGGCGAGAAGTACACCGGACCGGTCTACGGCTAG
- a CDS encoding SseB family protein has product MANKNIPDSPFPDDDGSADPRLSAALAAWAEDRTAVAPVLRALKDARLLVPVVAVLGEVEEDENGLRHEKTSDMAVPTLRAGDRKALPAFTSTDSLARWDATARPVAVHLHQALEAAAHEKADTVVLDLAGPVPFELTGPALLALAEGRTTADPLADPAVVEAVRAAVAAEPAVLRAHLGPGQADGTLALVLDPAVAPAQAARAVAERIAADETLRARLVRGLDLALLPAEATPPGEPLYVR; this is encoded by the coding sequence GTGGCGAACAAGAACATTCCCGACTCCCCCTTCCCCGACGACGACGGCTCCGCCGACCCCCGGCTGAGCGCGGCGCTCGCGGCCTGGGCCGAGGACCGCACCGCCGTGGCACCGGTGCTCCGGGCGCTCAAGGACGCCCGGCTGCTCGTCCCCGTCGTGGCCGTCCTCGGCGAGGTCGAGGAGGACGAGAACGGGCTGCGCCACGAGAAGACCAGCGACATGGCCGTACCGACCCTCCGGGCCGGCGACCGCAAGGCCCTGCCCGCCTTCACCTCCACCGACTCCCTCGCCCGCTGGGACGCGACGGCCCGCCCCGTCGCCGTACACCTCCACCAGGCCCTGGAGGCCGCCGCCCACGAGAAGGCGGACACGGTCGTGCTGGACCTGGCGGGACCGGTGCCGTTCGAACTGACGGGCCCCGCGCTGCTCGCGCTCGCCGAGGGGCGTACGACGGCCGATCCGCTCGCCGATCCGGCCGTGGTGGAGGCGGTACGCGCGGCGGTTGCCGCCGAGCCGGCCGTGCTCCGCGCCCACCTCGGGCCCGGTCAGGCCGACGGCACCCTGGCCCTCGTACTGGATCCGGCCGTCGCCCCCGCCCAGGCGGCCCGCGCCGTCGCCGAACGCATCGCCGCCGACGAAACACTGAGGGCCCGCCTGGTACGCGGCCTCGACCTGGCACTGCTGCCGGCCGAGGCGACGCCACCGGGCGAGCCCCTGTACGTCAGGTGA